The Leptospirales bacterium genome has a window encoding:
- the amt gene encoding ammonium transporter, which yields MSIFGKWSASAPRRVAGAKRLRQIGFAVSISLVALLAASPLLAQEAAADPLAKIQETISSNRVGLDTVWVLVAGFLVFWMNAGFALVESGFNRAKNTVNILTKNFIVFAISSISFYVLGWGIMFGNGNGFMGTSGLWFLGGADNSPALLDAYQGDYTSMNWTGVPLLAKFFFQLVFAGTAATIVSGAVAERIKFHAFIIFSFILVAVMYPITGHWIWGGGWLGSGAFRDFAGSTVVHSVGGWAALAGIIVLGPRIGKYRDGKVYPIPGHNMTSSALGVLILWLGWFGFNPGSTMGVGDGSAIAYVLVNTNMAAATGTLGAMFTAWILLKKPDMGMILNGCLAGLVAITAPCAFVSIPAGMLIGFIAGIIVVLATLMMDKVKLDDPVGAVPVHLINGIWGTLALGLFYDNEVAKNVAALATDNGIGAQTMEQLKGILAVGAFTLVASIVLWFILKFTVGIRVSEEEEVEGLDIGEHGNEAYPNFSIKG from the coding sequence ATGTCGATATTTGGCAAGTGGTCCGCCTCCGCCCCACGCAGGGTGGCGGGCGCAAAAAGACTTCGCCAGATTGGATTTGCTGTCTCGATCTCGCTGGTAGCCTTGCTTGCGGCCTCGCCGCTGCTGGCCCAGGAGGCGGCAGCAGACCCGCTGGCCAAAATACAAGAAACGATCAGCAGCAACCGTGTCGGTCTGGATACCGTATGGGTGCTGGTAGCAGGTTTTCTGGTTTTCTGGATGAACGCCGGCTTTGCATTGGTGGAAAGCGGTTTTAACCGTGCCAAGAACACGGTCAACATCCTGACAAAGAACTTCATTGTCTTTGCCATCAGCTCGATCTCCTTCTACGTGCTGGGATGGGGCATCATGTTTGGCAACGGCAATGGATTCATGGGCACAAGCGGCCTGTGGTTCCTGGGGGGCGCCGATAATTCGCCGGCCCTGCTTGATGCCTACCAGGGCGACTACACGTCTATGAACTGGACGGGCGTTCCATTGCTGGCCAAGTTTTTCTTCCAACTGGTCTTTGCTGGAACTGCCGCTACCATCGTCTCTGGCGCAGTGGCTGAGCGTATCAAGTTCCACGCCTTCATTATCTTCAGCTTCATCCTGGTAGCGGTAATGTACCCGATCACCGGACACTGGATCTGGGGCGGCGGCTGGCTTGGTTCCGGCGCCTTCCGCGACTTTGCCGGATCAACGGTAGTTCACTCCGTGGGCGGCTGGGCGGCATTGGCCGGGATCATTGTTCTTGGACCGCGCATTGGCAAGTACCGCGATGGCAAGGTCTATCCAATCCCCGGACACAACATGACCTCCTCGGCCCTTGGCGTTTTGATTCTGTGGCTGGGCTGGTTCGGCTTCAACCCTGGTTCGACGATGGGCGTGGGCGACGGTTCGGCGATCGCCTATGTGCTGGTAAACACCAATATGGCGGCAGCAACGGGAACGCTGGGCGCAATGTTTACGGCGTGGATTCTGCTGAAAAAGCCAGATATGGGCATGATTTTGAACGGCTGTCTTGCCGGACTGGTGGCGATTACGGCGCCCTGCGCCTTTGTTTCCATCCCTGCAGGAATGCTGATTGGATTCATCGCCGGTATCATCGTCGTGCTTGCAACCTTGATGATGGACAAAGTGAAACTGGACGACCCGGTAGGCGCTGTTCCCGTACACTTGATCAACGGCATCTGGGGAACGCTCGCTCTGGGGCTTTTCTATGATAACGAAGTCGCCAAGAACGTTGCTGCGCTGGCTACGGACAATGGCATTGGGGCTCAAACCATGGAGCAGCTGAAAGGAATTCTGGCCGTTGGCGCCTTTACATTGGTTGCGTCCATTGTATTGTGGTTCATTCTGAAGTTCACCGTCGGCATCCGCGTATCTGAAGAAGAAGAAGTGGAAGGTCTGGACATTGGCGAACATGGCAACGAAGCCTATCCGAACTTCAGCATCAAGGGCTAA
- a CDS encoding peptidylprolyl isomerase — protein sequence MQIAANKVVTLRYRLTDNDGDLIDESTDAEPMAYIHGMGNIIPGLESALNGKGRGDSMKVTVPPAEGFGERDESLMRNVPRKAFDGVDDLQVGMQFQTDGGEGMEVVTVVGMEGDQITIDGNHPLAGVTLTFDLTILEVRDATKEEISHGHVHGPGGHHHH from the coding sequence ATGCAAATCGCCGCTAACAAAGTCGTTACCCTGCGCTATCGCCTGACTGACAACGACGGCGACTTAATCGATGAATCGACCGACGCCGAGCCAATGGCCTATATCCATGGCATGGGCAATATTATTCCCGGTCTGGAGTCGGCGCTCAATGGCAAAGGCCGCGGCGACAGTATGAAAGTGACGGTCCCGCCCGCAGAGGGCTTTGGCGAACGCGATGAGTCATTGATGCGCAACGTACCTCGCAAGGCATTCGATGGCGTTGACGATTTGCAGGTGGGGATGCAGTTCCAGACCGATGGCGGCGAAGGCATGGAAGTTGTTACGGTCGTGGGAATGGAAGGCGATCAGATTACTATCGATGGCAACCATCCGTTGGCCGGCGTGACGCTGACCTTTGATCTCACCATACTGGAAGTGCGCGACGCTACAAAAGAGGAAATCTCTCACGGCCATGTTCACGGGCCAGGCGGACACCACCACCACTGA
- a CDS encoding TIGR00730 family Rossman fold protein has protein sequence MKRIAIFCGSSAGASPAFARTAQELGRRLAERKIGMVYGGASVGLMGLAAQAALDGGGEVIGVIPRSLRERELAHPSLSELHVVEGMHERKALMSSLSQGVIALPGGFGTLDELFEALTWRQLGIRHLHCTLLNVDGYYDSLLAFLDRCVEQGFVRPENRRLLGVGASVDEAIDRALGAS, from the coding sequence TTGAAACGCATTGCCATCTTTTGTGGTTCGAGCGCCGGGGCGTCGCCGGCCTTTGCGCGCACGGCCCAGGAGCTTGGTCGCCGGCTTGCGGAGCGCAAGATTGGCATGGTGTATGGCGGGGCCAGCGTTGGACTGATGGGCCTCGCAGCACAGGCCGCGCTGGACGGGGGCGGAGAGGTCATCGGCGTCATTCCGCGAAGTCTCCGCGAGCGCGAGTTGGCGCATCCGTCGCTCAGCGAACTTCACGTTGTCGAGGGAATGCACGAGCGCAAGGCCTTGATGAGCTCGCTTTCGCAAGGCGTCATCGCGTTGCCCGGAGGCTTTGGGACGCTCGACGAGCTATTCGAAGCGCTTACCTGGCGGCAGCTTGGCATCCGACACTTGCATTGTACTTTGCTGAATGTCGATGGCTACTATGATTCGCTTCTGGCCTTTCTCGACCGCTGTGTAGAGCAGGGCTTTGTGCGGCCCGAAAATCGGCGCCTGCTTGGGGTCGGCGCCAGCGTCGATGAGGCCATTGACAGAGCGCTGGGGGCAAGTTAG
- a CDS encoding protein kinase, translating to MILATQNRVLAGRYEIRQALGEGRTGQAALAWDRQTRQQKAIKLIDVSGRRYPLETVLRFRAEAETLRSLQHNSIIRYEDFFEENQISGLVMEYFPAPTLRDLLQKEAPLSPQALFELLRLLADGLAYVHERGLVHHDLKPANILARLEDGGWQGLRILDFGLSHLIGAQSGLHAGTLTYMSPEQTGMLHKLIDHRADLYALGVILYEAATGEPPFQHSDPGRLMHLHVAGEAQPPRQKNQQLPVALEQIILKLLHKDPDDRYRTTGGLLRDLDRLQRLGLHSADFQPGEQDHWESFPRLSPFVGRARELHDAEQFLCNAGAARLLLIESVAGGGRSRFLDELYNRVSPGEGSRWQLRIRREETRLPFRMTGNLISRVANFLRSRPAEMQAQMLEMIQSELGDRFGFLLELAPDLKTWLSETPASARPWVEDDYRFVLGHFLAGAVAKDGGLILFLDDMHNADLDSLKLLLELLGGSLAQQNIRVVATLTASELTPGMRRLIDGAPAGSLLQLHLDSLTDQETGEFLQRTFSGKLDDSETLLEILNHYANGNPLLLRSILQESTDRGIVRFEGGVWICEHAALQALIHEQHHGRDEALPELFTRREVEALRRAAIFQRAFTLDALYHLTNPQESHCLADSCCEADLKDLFPDRVALLNMLDRAIHAGVLSADSRKLYAFTSPHLRSHLKQEMPLTLRQRSHGRVAHFLEREVLPQSREAIYDIAYHLEQSDDLESAARTAVQAARLTDDGRHTNRQSQHYYNVALRCLEKLDPGQRDEELFFEVRNAALQHNLNIDPRRADIIQEMDCLERMAGEHVGRRIEILNMRAQLASYSGDRVAMVRYSEEAIQLGGGRPEFEEMLLHTLVNLGSSPTGKSYAERAELLRQAVEIARRRQKLAQSPIAVAVYPIMLCYLGKLDEARAFVAQITSSLEGQDRVDLPVALFAAAGVAAEVGDFSGISESLGLERLAEFQVSDAGRRFALAHGARALGVLGRTREALQCFEMLFSADVAPGTRGELAIAFHGRIWMALIQEDPETALEFVERGLNHLRLRPDAFMESTLLYLCAHAALDLSEPDLAEDRLNSARQLAQELRSPLLDAHIELAWSRLTSYRVRSEASTAALEAALEAIGQIGASGWHAIYRQMLRNWRLQGSDSSSQSLRLRTENRELFQLIDLSRKISSTLDFDQLMEETLKGAMSLAGAQQGYLFLCRSDSAAGGGVIADLRFARDAAGHPVNRERLSYSPGVVDAVLESRSSVLLRDARSEARWRDDPAVREHELRSILATPVLLRDRPLGLIYLDNRQASSVFTLHDREITETFATQAAIAIHNARLFEAEQQARQRTENTLRIFERFIPRQFTQRFAGGELERLERGLSRRERLGVLFSDLRDFTSISEKLSPEETFALLNDYLDRMEAAVRRHGGFVDKFIGDAVMALFDEHPVNALRAGADMLRELALLNEERVASGLPALRAGIGVHWGEATLGVVGSRDRLDTTAVGDVVNTASRLESLTKSYGTPLLLSGAVSEELPAGEFDLRFLDMVMVKGKDEPIAIYETLNQLSVEDRNRRQKAESDFTAARNLYLVGDFAAAQHAFAAYCAAHPDDLPASVFLERSGEFLRTAPANWDGIFRLSAK from the coding sequence ATGATCCTCGCCACGCAGAATCGAGTCCTTGCCGGGCGCTATGAAATTCGGCAGGCCCTGGGTGAAGGGCGCACCGGACAGGCGGCGCTGGCCTGGGACCGGCAGACCCGCCAGCAGAAAGCTATCAAACTCATCGATGTTTCTGGACGGCGCTATCCGCTGGAGACGGTGCTTCGCTTTCGCGCTGAGGCCGAAACCTTGCGAAGCTTACAGCACAATTCGATCATTCGCTACGAAGATTTCTTTGAAGAGAACCAGATTAGCGGATTGGTGATGGAATACTTTCCGGCGCCCACGCTTCGCGACCTGCTCCAGAAAGAAGCGCCCTTGTCGCCGCAGGCCCTCTTCGAATTGCTGCGTTTGCTGGCCGACGGCCTGGCCTATGTCCACGAACGCGGCCTCGTGCATCACGATCTGAAACCGGCGAACATCCTGGCGCGTCTGGAGGACGGCGGCTGGCAGGGGCTGCGCATACTGGACTTTGGCCTGTCGCACCTGATTGGCGCACAATCGGGCCTTCACGCTGGAACGCTAACCTACATGTCTCCGGAGCAAACGGGGATGCTGCACAAACTGATCGACCATCGGGCCGATCTTTACGCTCTGGGCGTCATCCTCTACGAAGCAGCCACGGGAGAGCCGCCTTTTCAGCACAGCGATCCTGGCCGACTGATGCACCTGCACGTTGCCGGCGAAGCGCAACCGCCGCGCCAGAAGAACCAACAACTGCCCGTAGCGTTGGAACAGATCATCCTGAAGCTGCTGCACAAGGACCCGGACGATCGTTACCGTACCACGGGCGGATTGCTGCGCGACCTGGATCGACTGCAACGACTTGGACTGCACAGCGCAGACTTCCAGCCAGGCGAACAGGACCACTGGGAGAGTTTTCCCCGCTTGAGTCCCTTTGTGGGACGCGCCCGTGAGTTGCACGATGCGGAGCAGTTTCTTTGCAATGCGGGCGCGGCCCGCCTGTTGCTGATTGAATCCGTGGCCGGCGGCGGACGCAGTCGATTCCTGGATGAACTTTACAATCGCGTATCGCCTGGCGAGGGTTCTCGCTGGCAATTGCGCATCCGTCGCGAAGAGACGCGCCTGCCCTTTCGCATGACGGGCAATCTCATTTCCCGTGTTGCTAATTTTCTGCGTTCGCGCCCCGCCGAAATGCAAGCCCAGATGCTGGAAATGATTCAAAGCGAACTGGGCGATCGTTTTGGCTTTCTGCTGGAACTGGCGCCGGATTTGAAGACGTGGCTCAGCGAGACCCCGGCAAGCGCGCGTCCCTGGGTAGAAGACGATTACCGTTTTGTTCTGGGCCACTTCCTGGCCGGCGCCGTGGCTAAAGATGGCGGGCTTATATTGTTTCTGGACGATATGCACAATGCCGACCTTGACTCGCTGAAGCTGCTGCTGGAATTGCTCGGCGGGAGTCTGGCGCAGCAGAACATTCGCGTGGTCGCCACTTTGACCGCCTCGGAACTCACGCCGGGCATGCGCCGCCTGATCGACGGCGCGCCGGCCGGCAGCTTGCTGCAGCTTCATCTGGACTCGCTGACCGATCAGGAGACCGGCGAGTTTTTACAGCGCACCTTTTCCGGAAAGCTGGATGATAGTGAAACACTCCTGGAAATTCTAAATCACTATGCAAACGGAAATCCTTTGCTGCTGCGCTCCATCTTGCAGGAATCCACTGACCGCGGCATCGTTCGCTTTGAAGGCGGCGTCTGGATCTGCGAACATGCCGCATTGCAAGCGCTGATTCATGAACAGCATCACGGACGGGACGAAGCGCTGCCGGAGCTCTTCACCAGGCGCGAAGTTGAAGCATTGCGACGCGCCGCAATTTTTCAGCGCGCCTTTACGCTGGATGCCCTCTATCATCTGACCAATCCGCAGGAGAGCCATTGCCTGGCAGATTCCTGCTGCGAGGCCGACTTAAAGGATCTCTTTCCCGACCGGGTCGCGTTGCTGAATATGCTGGATCGCGCCATACATGCCGGCGTGCTCAGCGCCGATTCGCGCAAGCTCTATGCATTCACGTCGCCGCATCTTCGGTCGCATTTGAAGCAGGAAATGCCCCTGACGCTCAGACAGCGCTCGCACGGACGCGTGGCGCATTTTCTCGAGCGCGAAGTGCTGCCGCAAAGTCGCGAAGCCATCTATGATATCGCTTACCACCTGGAGCAAAGCGACGATCTGGAGAGCGCCGCACGTACCGCGGTACAAGCCGCGCGGCTGACGGACGATGGCCGCCATACCAATCGTCAATCACAGCACTACTATAACGTAGCCCTGCGCTGTCTGGAAAAGCTGGATCCCGGCCAGCGCGACGAAGAGCTTTTCTTTGAAGTCCGCAATGCCGCACTGCAGCACAACCTGAATATTGATCCGCGGCGCGCTGACATCATCCAGGAGATGGACTGTCTGGAACGAATGGCCGGCGAGCACGTTGGCCGTCGCATCGAAATACTGAATATGCGCGCACAGCTTGCTTCTTATAGCGGCGATCGCGTCGCAATGGTGCGCTACAGCGAAGAGGCCATTCAGCTGGGCGGCGGTCGGCCGGAATTTGAAGAGATGTTGCTGCACACCCTGGTCAATCTTGGTTCCAGCCCGACCGGCAAGAGCTATGCGGAGCGCGCTGAGCTGCTGCGCCAGGCCGTTGAGATCGCCAGGCGCCGCCAGAAACTGGCGCAATCGCCCATCGCCGTTGCGGTTTACCCCATCATGCTCTGTTACCTGGGCAAACTGGACGAGGCGCGCGCATTTGTAGCACAGATCACGAGCTCGCTGGAAGGACAGGATCGCGTTGATCTTCCTGTTGCGCTATTTGCGGCCGCCGGCGTGGCGGCGGAAGTGGGCGATTTCAGTGGCATCTCCGAGTCGCTTGGCCTGGAGCGACTCGCTGAATTTCAAGTCAGCGACGCCGGCCGACGCTTTGCTCTGGCCCATGGCGCTCGCGCCCTGGGAGTTCTGGGCCGCACCAGGGAAGCGCTGCAGTGTTTCGAGATGCTCTTTTCAGCAGACGTAGCGCCTGGCACTCGCGGCGAGTTGGCCATCGCTTTTCATGGTCGCATCTGGATGGCGCTGATCCAGGAAGACCCGGAAACGGCTCTTGAATTTGTTGAACGCGGCCTGAATCACCTGCGCCTGCGGCCCGACGCCTTCATGGAGAGTACGCTGCTCTACTTGTGCGCGCATGCTGCACTGGACCTCTCCGAACCGGATCTGGCGGAGGACCGCTTGAATTCCGCTCGCCAGCTGGCCCAGGAGTTGCGCTCGCCGCTGCTCGACGCGCACATCGAACTGGCCTGGAGTCGGCTCACTTCGTATCGCGTACGCTCAGAGGCCTCCACAGCCGCGCTGGAAGCTGCCTTGGAAGCGATCGGTCAGATTGGCGCCAGCGGCTGGCATGCCATCTATCGACAGATGCTGCGCAATTGGCGACTGCAGGGCAGCGACAGCAGCTCGCAAAGCCTGCGACTGCGCACTGAAAACCGCGAACTCTTTCAACTGATTGATCTTTCGCGCAAGATATCTTCAACTCTTGATTTCGATCAGTTGATGGAAGAGACGTTGAAGGGCGCCATGAGCCTGGCCGGCGCGCAGCAGGGCTATCTATTCCTTTGCCGCAGCGACAGCGCAGCCGGCGGCGGCGTCATTGCTGATCTACGCTTTGCACGCGACGCGGCTGGCCATCCGGTGAACCGGGAACGACTGTCGTACAGCCCCGGCGTTGTGGATGCCGTGCTGGAGTCGCGCAGCTCCGTATTGCTGCGCGATGCGCGCAGCGAAGCACGCTGGCGAGATGATCCGGCAGTACGGGAACATGAGCTGCGATCTATTCTGGCTACGCCAGTGTTGTTGCGCGATCGTCCGCTGGGCTTGATCTATTTGGACAATCGCCAGGCCAGCTCGGTATTTACATTGCATGATCGCGAAATTACCGAGACCTTTGCTACGCAGGCGGCCATTGCCATTCACAATGCGCGACTCTTTGAGGCGGAGCAACAGGCCAGACAGCGCACCGAGAATACGCTGCGCATTTTCGAGCGATTCATACCCAGACAGTTTACCCAGCGATTTGCCGGCGGCGAATTGGAGCGCCTGGAACGGGGCCTCTCTCGGCGCGAACGTCTCGGCGTGCTTTTCTCCGATTTGCGCGATTTCACCTCCATCTCTGAGAAACTGAGTCCGGAAGAAACCTTCGCTCTGCTCAACGACTACCTGGACCGGATGGAAGCGGCGGTGCGCCGACATGGCGGCTTCGTCGACAAATTCATAGGCGATGCTGTGATGGCGCTCTTTGACGAACATCCAGTTAACGCCCTGCGCGCCGGCGCCGACATGCTTCGCGAACTGGCCCTGCTCAATGAAGAACGAGTCGCATCGGGACTGCCAGCGTTGCGCGCCGGAATTGGCGTCCACTGGGGCGAAGCTACTCTGGGTGTGGTAGGATCGCGCGATCGACTGGATACAACCGCGGTCGGCGACGTGGTCAATACCGCTTCGCGTCTGGAATCGCTGACAAAAAGCTATGGCACGCCTTTGCTTCTATCTGGCGCCGTCAGCGAGGAACTCCCCGCTGGAGAGTTTGATCTTCGCTTTCTGGATATGGTAATGGTCAAAGGCAAGGATGAACCTATCGCCATTTACGAAACCTTGAATCAGCTCAGCGTAGAGGATCGAAACCGTCGCCAGAAGGCGGAGAGCGATTTCACTGCCGCCAGAAATCTGTATCTGGTTGGCGATTTTGCCGCCGCTCAGCATGCCTTCGCCGCCTACTGTGCCGCACATCCGGATGACCTGCCGGCGTCAGTTTTTCTGGAACGTTCCGGCGAATTCTTACGGACGGCGCCGGCCAACTGGGACGGGATCTTTCGCCTCTCTGCCAAGTAA
- a CDS encoding P-II family nitrogen regulator encodes MKFVIAIVPHHKLEELKDELAKVDVTRMTIMDVRGYGRQKGHKEIFRGQEVHINFVNKLEIQIAVNDDFLKPTVDTIMRVCYSGKPGDGKVFVLPMDETYRVSTKESGRTAI; translated from the coding sequence ATGAAGTTCGTAATTGCGATTGTTCCGCACCACAAACTGGAAGAGCTCAAAGATGAGCTCGCCAAAGTAGATGTCACGCGCATGACCATTATGGATGTGCGCGGATATGGGAGGCAGAAAGGCCACAAGGAGATTTTCCGCGGTCAGGAAGTGCATATCAACTTCGTGAACAAGCTGGAAATTCAGATCGCCGTGAACGACGATTTCCTGAAGCCGACTGTAGATACCATCATGCGGGTTTGCTACTCAGGCAAGCCCGGCGATGGCAAGGTCTTCGTGTTGCCGATGGATGAAACCTATCGTGTCAGCACCAAGGAGTCTGGCCGGACCGCCATTTAA
- a CDS encoding quinone-dependent dihydroorotate dehydrogenase, translating into MCAAPAMWPLLRSILFRLDPESAHDLAGLEMRTAASVPGFLSLLAQWTRPPDRLAREVAGLHFPGPLGLAAGFDKTGLLYPFLAALGFGFVECGTFTAISQSGNPRPRLFRYPQYKALVNRMGFNNPGAARASANLEGVLHRVPLGINIGKSKVTELADAEADYLRSLDLLYDRADYMAINVSSPNTPGLRKLQKGKSYSSLLNALRKRIDLLARQRGRKPAPLFCKVAPDMSVREFNELVDRSIDAGVSGLILTNTTVEREGLPDIRESGGLSGRPLQARSTEWLARARSRAGRRLALIGVGGIFKAEDALEKLNAGADLLQAYTGFIYEGPGFARNLQRQLLKFQNSI; encoded by the coding sequence ATGTGCGCCGCACCTGCCATGTGGCCCTTGCTGCGGTCGATCCTCTTCCGCCTTGATCCCGAAAGCGCTCACGATCTCGCCGGCCTGGAAATGCGCACCGCGGCAAGTGTGCCGGGCTTCCTGAGCCTGCTGGCGCAATGGACCCGTCCTCCGGACCGGCTGGCGCGCGAGGTGGCGGGGCTTCACTTTCCGGGGCCGCTGGGACTTGCCGCCGGATTTGATAAAACTGGATTGCTGTATCCCTTCCTGGCCGCCCTGGGATTCGGATTTGTGGAGTGCGGAACCTTTACCGCCATATCACAAAGCGGCAATCCGCGGCCCAGACTCTTTCGCTATCCACAATACAAAGCCCTTGTCAATCGCATGGGCTTCAATAACCCGGGTGCGGCAAGAGCCAGCGCCAATCTCGAAGGGGTCTTGCACCGCGTTCCTCTGGGCATCAACATCGGAAAAAGCAAAGTCACCGAACTGGCCGATGCAGAGGCGGACTATTTACGCAGTCTGGATTTGCTGTACGATCGAGCCGACTACATGGCCATTAATGTCAGTTCGCCAAATACCCCAGGACTACGAAAGTTGCAGAAGGGGAAGAGTTACAGTTCGCTGCTGAATGCGTTGCGCAAACGCATCGATCTTCTGGCCCGCCAGCGAGGCAGAAAGCCGGCGCCCCTTTTTTGCAAGGTAGCGCCGGACATGAGCGTGCGCGAATTCAACGAACTTGTCGACCGCAGCATCGACGCCGGCGTATCGGGATTGATCCTGACCAATACCACCGTTGAGCGCGAAGGCCTGCCGGATATCCGCGAAAGCGGCGGACTCTCCGGACGGCCGCTACAGGCGCGCAGCACGGAATGGTTGGCGCGGGCCCGAAGCCGCGCCGGCCGCCGCCTGGCGCTGATCGGCGTCGGCGGCATTTTCAAGGCGGAAGACGCCCTGGAAAAGTTGAATGCCGGCGCCGATCTTCTGCAAGCCTACACCGGATTCATTTATGAGGGGCCTGGTTTTGCCAGGAACCTTCAGCGTCAGTTGCTCAAGTTTCAGAATTCGATTTGA